A region from the Acidiferrobacter sp. SPIII_3 genome encodes:
- a CDS encoding PhoH family protein has product MTGHRKLFVLDASVLMHDPAALYRFEEHDVYVPVAVLEELDAHKQGGSESARNARQASRFLDETLVAAPADLTAGAPLPHAEGAAGGRLFIPLGAAPYDRVKAPPASGVGGELLAITRQLAGDHPGREAVLVSKDINLRIKARALGLRAEDYTSEQVLDDADLLYRGIGALHLTSADVVESLATGESRRPAFEIRGNAPAGWFVGQFLPGDGASLPDTIVREIGPGRARLEAVRDYTKEERAVWGVRARNREQNFALNLLMDPDIDLVTLLGHAGTGKTLLTLAAGLEQTIEQRRYTEIIMTRVTIPVGEDIGFLPGTEEEKMTPWMGALEDNLDILNQGEAHGHGRSQWARAAAGDLIRARIRVKSLNFMRGRTFLRKFIIIDEAQNLSARQMKTLITRAGPGSKVVCLGNIAQIDSPYLTETTSGLTYVVDRFKGWAHGGHVTLERGERSRLADHATATL; this is encoded by the coding sequence ATGACCGGGCATCGCAAGCTGTTCGTTCTCGACGCCAGTGTGCTGATGCACGATCCGGCGGCCCTGTACCGATTCGAGGAACATGACGTCTACGTCCCGGTCGCGGTGCTCGAGGAGCTGGACGCCCACAAGCAGGGCGGCTCGGAGAGCGCCCGCAATGCCCGCCAGGCCAGCCGCTTTCTCGATGAGACCCTGGTGGCGGCACCCGCTGATCTGACCGCCGGAGCGCCACTACCACATGCCGAGGGCGCCGCTGGCGGGCGCCTTTTCATTCCCCTCGGGGCCGCGCCTTACGACCGCGTCAAGGCGCCGCCGGCATCCGGAGTCGGTGGCGAATTGCTGGCCATAACGCGCCAACTCGCCGGCGACCACCCGGGCCGTGAGGCGGTGCTCGTCAGCAAGGACATCAATCTGCGCATCAAGGCGCGCGCCCTGGGCCTTAGGGCCGAGGATTATACCAGCGAGCAGGTTCTGGACGATGCTGACCTTCTGTACCGTGGAATCGGGGCGCTGCATCTCACATCCGCGGACGTGGTCGAGTCGCTTGCCACCGGGGAGTCGCGACGTCCGGCCTTCGAGATCCGCGGCAATGCCCCGGCGGGCTGGTTTGTGGGTCAGTTCCTGCCCGGAGACGGGGCCTCACTGCCCGATACCATCGTCCGCGAGATCGGCCCAGGGCGCGCGCGCCTGGAGGCCGTGCGCGATTACACGAAAGAGGAACGCGCGGTGTGGGGGGTACGGGCGCGCAACCGTGAGCAGAACTTCGCCCTGAACCTGCTCATGGATCCGGACATCGACCTCGTGACACTGCTCGGCCACGCCGGGACCGGCAAGACCCTGCTTACGCTCGCCGCCGGTCTTGAACAGACAATAGAGCAGCGGCGTTACACCGAGATCATCATGACCCGCGTCACCATCCCCGTGGGCGAGGATATCGGCTTCCTGCCCGGGACCGAAGAGGAGAAAATGACCCCCTGGATGGGGGCCCTGGAGGACAACCTCGACATCCTGAACCAGGGCGAGGCCCATGGTCATGGCCGGTCGCAATGGGCGCGCGCTGCGGCCGGTGACCTGATTCGCGCGCGCATCCGCGTCAAAAGCCTGAACTTCATGCGCGGTCGCACATTCCTGCGCAAGTTCATCATCATCGACGAGGCGCAGAATCTGAGTGCCCGCCAAATGAAGACGCTCATCACCCGCGCGGGACCCGGCAGCAAGGTCGTGTGCCTTGGGAATATCGCGCAGATCGACAGCCCCTATCTGACCGAAACGACCTCCGGCCTCACCTATGTGGTGGATCGCTTCAAGGGCTGGGCGCACGGGGGCCATGTCACGCTGGAACGGGGCGAGCGGTCACGTCTCGCCGACCACGCCACCGCCACCCTGTAG
- a CDS encoding peroxiredoxin produces MSKIEVGGRIPDLVVQATDDQGFRLSELRGRNVVLYFYPKDNTPGCTTEGQDFRDHYEEFENLNAVVLGVSRDDIKSHESFKTKQCFPFDLIADTDEELCRAFDVIKEKNLYGKKSMGIERSTFLIDEHGVLRREYRKVKVDGHVLAVLRDLREIVAR; encoded by the coding sequence ATGAGCAAAATCGAAGTCGGCGGACGTATCCCCGATCTCGTGGTGCAAGCGACGGACGATCAAGGCTTTCGGCTGTCGGAGCTGCGCGGCCGTAACGTGGTCTTGTATTTCTATCCGAAAGACAATACCCCCGGCTGCACGACCGAGGGACAGGATTTCCGCGATCACTACGAGGAGTTCGAAAACCTGAACGCGGTCGTCCTGGGTGTATCACGTGACGACATCAAGTCCCATGAGTCCTTCAAAACCAAGCAGTGCTTTCCGTTCGACCTCATTGCCGACACCGACGAGGAGCTGTGCCGCGCGTTCGATGTGATCAAGGAAAAGAACCTCTACGGGAAAAAATCCATGGGGATCGAACGAAGCACCTTCCTTATAGATGAGCACGGGGTCTTGCGCCGGGAATATCGCAAGGTCAAGGTCGACGGTCATGTGCTCGCGGTATTGCGGGATCTGCGCGAGATCGTTGCGCGGTAA
- a CDS encoding response regulator has translation MATGLKRKNGRVPPQGSGRAQSRTPVAKDEDDDLQRLLVGLQRLHDGDFGVRLRLREGRRAQQIARIFNSLARHNQRLTREFGRVANLVGRQGRIAERASLKGMQGAWATMIEAQNSAVDDLVHTILEISRVIRAVANGDLSQSVPFDVAGRPVKGDLIRVGRAVNTMVDQLRSFAAEVTRVAKEVGIEGKLGGQARVKGVSGTWKDLTENVNQLAGNLTSQVRNIALVTTAVAKGDLSQKITVDARGEILELKDTINTMVDQLRSFAAEVTRVAKEVGIEGKLGGQAKVPGVAGTWKDLTENVNQLAGNLTSQVRAIAEVSTAVTKGDLTRSITVEAEGEVLALKDNINQMIKNLKETTEKNMEQDWLKTNLARFSAMMQGQKNLSAVSRLIMSELTPLVSAQHGAFYTVNVEENRLDLIASYAYNKSATVPTSFEFGEGIVGQCALEKKPISLGTVPDDYIRIASGLGYAGPANILVLPVLFEGDVLAVIELASFQSFNSIHRVFLDQLMVSVGVVLNIIGASMRTEELLQELQNSNGELETQAKELEEKATLLEIKNQEVEMASLSLEEKAEQLAMISKYKSEFLANMSHELRTPLNSLLIMAKLLAENRESNLNSKQVQFANTIYASGRDLLNLINEILDLSKVEAGKMGIVASDTKVTELVDYVVRDFRAISQQKDIVFAIKTADDLPESLFTDGQRLQQVLKNLLSNAFKFTEKGAITLEAYRYQGSRTVFQAEALRESAVVVAFTVRDTGIGIADNKQRLIFEAFQQVDATTSRKYGGTGLGLTISREISRLLGGEIHLRSIEGKGSEFTLYMPQIYVGQEIEDEGGQGRVARLGDAVDIEPEGDFENNDAIMFSGQKVLVVDDDVRNIFAISSVLENHKLNVLFAESGGAAIEILEENDDIAVALMDIMMPNMDGYETTQAIRRMERYKGLPIIALTAKAMKGDREKSLEAGLSDYITKPVDTTALLHMVKRWLKTHASEAVS, from the coding sequence GTGGCCACAGGGTTGAAGCGCAAGAACGGGCGCGTGCCGCCGCAGGGTTCGGGACGTGCGCAATCGCGGACGCCGGTCGCAAAAGACGAGGATGACGACCTTCAGCGCCTGCTGGTCGGTCTCCAGCGACTGCATGATGGCGATTTCGGCGTGCGATTGCGATTGCGCGAGGGTCGCCGTGCCCAGCAAATCGCCCGGATCTTCAATTCACTGGCCCGCCATAACCAGCGCTTGACCCGGGAATTCGGGCGGGTGGCGAATCTCGTGGGCCGCCAGGGCCGCATCGCCGAGCGCGCCTCGCTCAAGGGTATGCAGGGCGCATGGGCGACCATGATCGAGGCCCAAAACAGCGCCGTCGACGACCTGGTGCACACGATACTCGAGATCTCGCGCGTGATCCGTGCGGTCGCCAATGGCGATCTGTCGCAATCCGTCCCCTTCGATGTCGCCGGCCGACCGGTAAAGGGCGACCTGATACGTGTCGGGCGGGCGGTCAACACCATGGTCGACCAGCTGCGCTCGTTCGCCGCCGAGGTCACGCGCGTGGCCAAAGAGGTGGGCATCGAGGGCAAGCTCGGCGGCCAGGCGCGCGTGAAGGGCGTGTCGGGCACCTGGAAGGACCTCACGGAGAATGTGAATCAGCTGGCCGGCAATCTCACCTCGCAGGTGCGCAACATCGCGCTTGTGACCACCGCGGTCGCCAAGGGCGATCTCTCGCAGAAGATCACGGTCGACGCCCGCGGCGAGATCCTGGAGCTGAAAGACACCATCAACACCATGGTCGATCAGCTGCGCTCGTTCGCCGCCGAGGTCACGCGCGTGGCCAAAGAGGTGGGCATCGAGGGCAAGCTCGGCGGCCAGGCCAAGGTCCCGGGGGTGGCGGGGACCTGGAAGGACCTCACGGAGAATGTGAATCAGCTGGCCGGCAATCTCACCTCGCAGGTGCGCGCGATCGCGGAGGTCTCCACGGCCGTGACCAAGGGCGATCTGACCCGCTCCATCACCGTGGAGGCCGAAGGCGAGGTCCTTGCGCTCAAAGACAACATCAACCAGATGATCAAGAACCTGAAGGAGACCACCGAGAAAAACATGGAACAGGATTGGCTCAAGACCAATCTTGCGCGCTTCTCGGCCATGATGCAGGGCCAGAAGAACCTCTCGGCGGTTTCGCGGCTGATCATGAGTGAGCTCACGCCCCTGGTATCGGCGCAGCATGGCGCCTTCTATACCGTCAATGTCGAGGAAAACCGCCTGGATCTCATTGCATCCTACGCCTACAACAAAAGCGCCACGGTGCCCACGAGCTTTGAATTTGGCGAGGGCATCGTCGGCCAGTGCGCCCTCGAAAAAAAGCCGATCAGTCTTGGCACGGTGCCGGATGACTATATCCGCATCGCCTCGGGCCTGGGCTACGCCGGCCCGGCCAACATTTTAGTGCTCCCGGTGTTGTTCGAGGGCGACGTGCTCGCGGTCATAGAGCTCGCCTCCTTCCAGTCATTCAATTCCATCCACCGCGTGTTTCTAGACCAGCTCATGGTGAGCGTGGGTGTCGTGCTCAACATCATAGGCGCGTCGATGCGTACGGAGGAGCTTCTCCAGGAACTCCAGAACTCCAACGGGGAGCTCGAGACCCAGGCCAAGGAGCTCGAAGAGAAGGCAACGCTGCTCGAGATCAAGAACCAGGAAGTCGAGATGGCAAGCCTGTCCCTTGAGGAGAAGGCCGAGCAGCTTGCCATGATCTCGAAATACAAATCCGAGTTCCTGGCCAACATGTCGCACGAGTTGCGCACGCCCTTGAACAGCCTCCTTATCATGGCCAAGCTCCTTGCCGAGAATCGCGAGTCGAACCTAAACAGCAAGCAGGTTCAGTTCGCGAATACCATTTACGCGTCCGGGCGGGATCTTCTGAACCTCATAAACGAGATTCTTGATCTCTCGAAGGTCGAGGCCGGCAAGATGGGTATAGTTGCGAGCGACACCAAGGTGACGGAGCTCGTGGATTATGTGGTCCGCGATTTCCGCGCGATCTCCCAGCAGAAGGATATCGTCTTTGCCATAAAGACCGCGGATGACCTGCCGGAATCGCTTTTTACCGACGGTCAGCGCTTACAGCAAGTCCTGAAAAATCTCTTGTCGAATGCCTTCAAGTTCACCGAAAAGGGTGCTATCACGCTCGAGGCGTACCGTTACCAGGGCAGTCGGACCGTGTTTCAGGCCGAGGCGCTGCGTGAGTCGGCGGTGGTAGTGGCGTTCACGGTCCGCGACACTGGCATAGGCATCGCCGACAACAAGCAGCGGCTCATTTTCGAGGCCTTTCAGCAGGTCGATGCCACCACCAGTCGCAAGTATGGAGGTACAGGGCTTGGCCTTACCATAAGCCGCGAGATCTCGCGGCTTCTGGGGGGTGAGATCCATCTGCGCAGTATCGAGGGCAAGGGCAGCGAGTTTACGCTCTATATGCCCCAGATCTACGTGGGACAGGAGATCGAAGACGAGGGCGGTCAAGGGCGGGTGGCGCGGCTTGGTGACGCCGTAGACATCGAGCCTGAAGGCGACTTCGAGAACAACGACGCCATCATGTTTTCGGGGCAGAAGGTCCTGGTGGTCGATGACGACGTGCGCAACATATTCGCGATTTCCAGTGTCCTTGAAAATCACAAGCTGAATGTGCTGTTTGCGGAGAGCGGTGGCGCCGCCATCGAGATACTCGAGGAAAATGATGACATTGCCGTCGCGCTCATGGATATCATGATGCCCAACATGGACGGTTACGAGACCACGCAGGCGATACGGCGCATGGAGCGGTACAAGGGCCTGCCCATCATTGCGCTCACCGCCAAGGCCATGAAGGGCGACCGGGAAAAGTCGCTCGAAGCGGGCCTTTCCGACTACATAACAAAACCGGTCGACACGACGGCGCTTCTGCATATGGTCAAGCGCTGGCTGAAGACCCATGCCTCTGAGGCGGTGTCGTAA
- a CDS encoding PAS domain-containing protein codes for MDGDEKIKILVVDDCPENLTALSETLDDPDYEVITALSGEQALKEVLRAEFAVILLDVQMPGLDGFETAGLIRKRRKSRSIPIIFVTAINKEDQYVYKGYTLGAVDYLFKPFDIDILRSKVAVFADLFRKNRQIKAQARLIQESERRERARQVAEVQRRGERRYQNLADLVPQLVWIITRDLRFEYVNQRALSYFQLDGERIAGLILEEVVHRDDLDGKKGVWREALLAGAELSVEVRLRRGRDGGFRWHLVHIQPEHDARGRVRAWLGVATDIDDQRRVAEALAAEKERLSVTLRSIGDGVITTDTDGRVVLLNRAAEKLTGWTQEEAAGRPLAEVFVVREAPYVREAVNMSGAVVTGGGPDHQAVLIGRDTREWAVATGITPIRDANGQVQGTAVVFRDVTDAQRLEEERQKASKLESVGLLAGAIAHDFNNILTAIMGNISLAKLYTSAGEQVFDRLEEAERAALWAKDLTQQLLTFSKGGAPVKRPIEIGSVVRDSAEFASRGSNILCEVSVNAQVIVEADEGQIRQVVHNLVLNAQQAMPEGGRVWVSIDEVRRTAYDGHGLVPGRYAEVVCRDEGVGISKENQARIFDPYFTTKLKGSGLGLATSYSIVRKHNGIITVESEPGQAAVLNVGMIINTGSRP; via the coding sequence ATGGACGGGGACGAGAAGATCAAGATCCTGGTCGTCGATGATTGCCCGGAAAACCTGACGGCGTTGTCGGAGACGCTCGACGACCCGGACTACGAGGTGATCACGGCGTTATCCGGAGAGCAGGCCTTGAAGGAGGTGCTGCGCGCGGAATTCGCGGTGATCCTTCTGGATGTCCAGATGCCGGGCCTGGATGGGTTCGAGACCGCGGGTCTCATACGCAAGCGGCGCAAGTCCCGTTCCATTCCGATCATATTCGTGACCGCGATCAACAAGGAGGATCAGTACGTCTACAAGGGCTATACCCTCGGCGCCGTCGATTACCTTTTCAAGCCCTTTGATATCGACATTCTGCGCTCCAAGGTCGCGGTATTCGCCGACTTGTTCCGCAAAAACCGGCAGATCAAGGCGCAGGCGCGCCTCATCCAGGAGAGCGAACGGCGTGAGCGCGCGCGGCAGGTGGCCGAGGTTCAGAGGCGCGGTGAGCGCCGTTACCAGAATCTGGCGGACCTCGTGCCGCAGCTCGTATGGATCATAACCCGCGATCTGCGCTTTGAGTACGTGAACCAGCGGGCGCTTAGCTACTTTCAGCTCGATGGCGAGCGTATAGCGGGGCTCATTCTCGAGGAAGTCGTGCATCGTGACGATCTCGATGGCAAGAAGGGCGTGTGGCGGGAGGCCCTGCTGGCCGGTGCCGAGCTGTCCGTGGAGGTGCGCCTGCGACGCGGTCGGGACGGGGGCTTTCGCTGGCACCTCGTGCACATTCAGCCGGAACACGATGCCCGGGGGCGGGTGCGCGCCTGGCTTGGCGTGGCGACCGATATCGACGATCAGCGGCGCGTGGCCGAGGCCTTGGCCGCGGAAAAGGAGCGGCTCTCGGTGACCTTGCGCTCCATCGGTGACGGCGTGATCACGACCGACACCGACGGCCGTGTGGTGCTGTTGAATCGCGCCGCCGAAAAGCTCACCGGGTGGACGCAGGAGGAGGCCGCGGGCCGACCGTTGGCGGAGGTCTTCGTGGTGCGTGAGGCGCCGTATGTTCGGGAGGCGGTGAACATGAGCGGCGCGGTGGTCACGGGTGGCGGGCCGGATCACCAGGCGGTCCTGATCGGGCGCGACACGCGTGAATGGGCGGTGGCCACGGGTATCACGCCGATTCGCGACGCCAACGGTCAGGTGCAGGGTACGGCCGTGGTGTTTCGCGATGTGACGGATGCGCAGCGACTCGAGGAGGAGCGCCAGAAGGCCAGCAAGCTCGAGTCCGTGGGCCTGTTGGCGGGGGCCATCGCTCATGATTTCAACAACATCCTCACCGCCATCATGGGCAATATATCGCTCGCCAAGCTTTATACCTCGGCGGGCGAGCAGGTCTTCGACCGCCTGGAGGAGGCGGAGCGCGCGGCGTTATGGGCCAAGGATCTGACGCAGCAGCTGCTGACCTTCTCCAAGGGGGGCGCGCCGGTCAAGAGGCCGATCGAGATCGGCTCCGTGGTACGCGATTCCGCGGAGTTCGCCTCGCGTGGCTCGAATATCCTGTGTGAGGTGTCGGTGAACGCGCAGGTCATAGTCGAGGCCGACGAAGGGCAGATCCGGCAGGTCGTGCACAATCTCGTCTTGAACGCCCAGCAGGCCATGCCCGAGGGCGGGCGGGTATGGGTCTCGATCGACGAGGTACGGCGCACGGCATATGACGGACACGGGCTTGTGCCCGGGCGCTACGCCGAGGTCGTGTGCCGCGATGAGGGCGTGGGGATCAGCAAGGAGAATCAGGCGCGTATTTTCGATCCCTATTTCACCACCAAACTGAAGGGCAGCGGGCTCGGACTTGCGACCAGTTACTCCATCGTCCGCAAGCATAACGGCATCATCACCGTGGAGTCGGAGCCTGGCCAGGCAGCAGTTCTAAATGTAGGAATGATTATCAATACCGGGTCACGGCCATGA